From the genome of Solanum pennellii chromosome 6, SPENNV200:
TAGTTATGGGCTTTTGCAAGGTTGACATAGTTATGACCATAGTTTTTGCAATGTTAAAGATATTGTATCAAGTTCTTGAAGTAATCCTTTGCAACTATTGAATGCTATGAAGGTATTGTGGCCTGAATGCGGTTGGCAGCCAGTTTCATTGACTGATTTGATCACTTCTACATCTGTCAAAAAAGTTTATCACAAGGCAACTTTATGTGTCCACCCAGACAAAGTTCAACAAAAAGGGGCCACAGTTCGGCAGAAGTATATTGCTGAGAAGGTTTTTGATCTTCTCAAGGTATGTATATATGCTAATCAGGTGATGaagtttatatttttcattctcATTTCTGACATGTATATGTTTGTCATCTGTTCGTGTAGTAGTTATTTGTATGTGGTGGAAACAATAAAGTAGTGGTGGATAAGTGAGAATAGTAATACATAAAATGCTATGCAAAGATTAACTACTTTAAGGGTGTCGTTGGTAGAATGTGTAAAAATAATGCTCAATAGAGTGTATTAGTAATACTTGTATTAGTTATGCCTGCATTAGTTATGTATAGATTATTTCTTATCCATTGTTTGCTTTagtgtattaaaaataatatgaattgtataaaaatatttatatacaaaagtATCATCCGCAATTATGGTGGAGAAGATGTAAAAGTGCTTTTGAGGGCTAAGTGGGTCTTTAACCATGCTAATGCATGTATAAAATCCCTTTGCATTACTAATACCTAGAAAGccatggtattagtaatacactccTCAATACAAAAGAGAgtgtataactaatgcaagcattagttATACAACAATGTGTACCAAACAAGGGACTACTAATACACAGAGCTAATGCATTATTTTGCTAATACACTCTACCCAACGACCCCTAAAAGCATTTTTTCTTAAGATGATCTTTATACAACAATGTGTTGTTGATGCATATATTTCTATCACGGATAAAATAATTCATGAATTCCCCCATAAGTTATGTTGGTATCAAGTTTAATACTACAAATCAAGCACTACATTAATTATGCATGATTGGTTTTCGTTATTAGTCCAACTAAACACtgcattaattattatttttttttgcatccaaccaaacattatattatttatgtgaaAACTTATATAGGGATCATCCTTAGTATTGATCCAACAAAAAGCCCCTTAATGGAGTAAATTATATGGGAGCACAATAAGGGCTCTAAAAATATGTTGGCCTTGCAGTgaaccatttttcttttatccGAAAGAAATTACTTGATCACAACCAACTCAAGGTTCAGAGACTTCACTTTATGGAAAAAAAGATTTTGTTGCTTTAGCCTTGGTCCTGTTAAAAGTTCATATTCAATTGTTAGGTTAAGAAGGTTTGATAcgattaaaatttgatattggGATAGAAAGTCACTTAATATACTAGGTGCACGAACAATTCGTCATAAGTTCAAGTCGAATAAATTTGATAATTGGGTTCAACTAGTGATCCATATCATAACTGATGCTTCTAATTGACCCAATAAAATTATGATGCTAATGCAATATAATTCTTTCCCAAGGTTTATATTTAGGATACCGATAGGAGATTTCAATTTTATAAGTAGTGGCCAGATTTAGATATGGCAGCTCAAGAAATTTTTTTCGCTTGCATTTGAGAGAACATTTTGTTTCTGGCGAACTCAAATGTAAATTGAAAATTGCTGTTTGACAAACAAAATGAATTTGAATGATCGTTATACTGAAGAAGAGAAATCGAAGCTTGATTTGAACAAAAAATCAATCCATATTTACAGAAACTGCCATATGAAAGAGGTTTAGCAATTGACTTCAACAGAAAACATAAAACAAGGGAAGAAGGTCTTTAAGGGTAAGGTTTTAGTTTCTCCTGAGAAACGTGGAGGCAGGGACTCTGGTCAGGGAGGAGGAGAGTAGAGATAATTGTTAGCTGCTCAATTTGGATAGGAATAGATATCAATGAGTTCATCGAAGAAAGAGAAGTAAGTAGACTTTTCAGAAAGGTTGAAGAGCAGTTCCACTAATAAAAGTTATTTCTCTTTATAATATAAATGACACCTTGTAGAAAATCCATCTAAGTAAGCCGAGAAATGCTTAGTTTGCTTGGCAGGTCAAACTTAACATGTACTGTTGCCCTTGCCCTTGCCCTTGCCATGTACTGTTATCAAAATCTGAATAATTTTGGTTGTTTGTTCTTATGAATTTACAGTAAATAAATCCAGTGCCTGTACATGTCATTCTCGACATCATCCTTATGGAGTATGGAATCCATATAATTAATTCAGCCTTAATCTTTGAGGGAAGGATTCAAATTCTTTTGTACACCAAAAAAAGATCTCCTTCATATGTTTGGGGggacaaataaaaagaaattatcacAAGATCACTTCTACAATGTTTCCATCTATCTTGAGAAGTAACTGCTACATCTTTTCCTTTGGTTAAAGCTACAACAACTTATCCTTTTGTACTAATTGAATCTAGAAGTGAATGAGAAAGTCTATGTTTATAGCATATACACTCATGTTTCACAACATCTAGTTCTGCATTTCGAAGGTGCCAATTGTTATAGCGTCTCAGTTTGGTATTGTGTTTTCTAGTGTGGAGTAAGTACTGTGGTGTAGTATGTTCAGGAATCATCAGTGATGCTGTTCTAAATTATATTCTGAAATTTGACTACAGGAAGCATGGAATAAATTCAACACAGAGGAACTAAGATGAGTTCTAAGGTCTCCTTACTTAAGCAGATAATGAACTGTTCCTTGCTTGGAAGTGAAGCAACGATGTATGATTGTACTAATAGTTGTGCGAATCGGCTCGACTTTACTGTTTTGGTGGACTGACACGATACTTAGTTGCTTCACCGGGAATTAGTGCTACTCACGAATGTGCATGTTCACAATCTCCGGCTATGTATTTAAAACCGAGTAGTTTTTTTGTTcgtgtgatttttatttaattttttgctttGCAGTTGTCACATACATGTGGGTATCTTCATCAGCAACTGTGGGTTTTTGTGCATAATTTGTTGATTTAGGTTTAACACCATGATTGATGACATACGATATTAATACCTATATGAGGTGTGTGTGGGAAGTCACCAGTAATTTCCATGAAATTGTTTGCCAAAAGTAGAGACCTGGATTTGTGGTTTTGGCCAGTAAAAAGTACTGgtataacttcttttttttttttccttctgtAGATCGTGTCAGTGTTGTTCAAATTAATTCCTTCTTATTACGCTACTCAATTAATTCCTTCATATTATCTTGCTTAAAGTTTTCAGAAATACTGTATAACGCATACTTGatcaattattatatcatatgatattaagaaaaaagctggtgtgtgtgtgtatatatagaaCATATACATCATGTATATTCTAAAAGAGAAGtaaaaatagatatatttaGGGGGAAATCGTAAGATATGAACACATTATAAATCATTCATATAGTATAATAGAAAATTTCAAGGATATGGttgtaaaatataaatctatatatcgcaagaaatataaaatacatatatttctttaaaatgtaAGGTGTTTTGGTGcatgtatatataaatcatgCTGAATAGTCTGGTATAACCTTAGGATTAGGAATAACAACAATATACCTTGAAATATAGTGGTGTATCATATTACAAATTggattgtattttttttcaatttcagttGTGTATGTGATAAGTCATATAGTAGCATACACATTAAATATATCCCAcgtatttaaataatatatgtataattattttgtttagtaAGTATAATATCATACATGgaatttgtgtatttttttttaaattactaaatatatgtatatataagatATTGATGACATATTAACGTTGTATAAAGTAGTCCTAGTATAAGATACtctaaatgtatttataatatactatattttttgaaagttatcaacataaaaaattaaatttgaagaatcaaaatacatcaaaactatcactttttaagCAAATTCTATACCTGAATTATCTATTGTTCCACCTACTTACACCATCACTCCTTTTGTATTAAATTATATCCCAGTGCTGAGTTGACCAATGTTTATTTCCAATCGACaagacacatgtaggttaactCGACATCAAGgtgtattttaatgcaaatagtaTGATACAATGATAGTTGAGGGATGAAATCCGTAAAAGAAAGTGATAAGTAAATAGTACAATGAATAATTGAAGTATGAAATCTATGAAAAATGTGATGGTTTAAGTGTGATTTTTACCATTAAAAATCGATGTCAAAAAAGTTGGGAGAAAATATGTTTTACCCAAGAAGAATTCATTTACCACTTACATCACTTTTGACTCAACAAATCCATCAGTGTAGATTCCTGGTATTTGAATGAATACTAGCTAGAGTTGGAAGTAATACACTATTTATGCAACTCAAACAACCTGCTGCTAACTCCTGCTCTATATAGATGCAAACCAGACACGGTTGCAACAGTTATACTGGTATTTGCAGATGCAAATAAGACATCACCTTCAGCAACTACCTTGTTCGATGATGTGGTCATCGTTCCCTCTCCTTCCACGACCAAAAAAATGGAAGGACCAGGAATGGAAGCAAATACAGTAGTTGAGTTTTGTGGAAGAATGCAACGGTCCACCTCGAATTCATCAAAAGGAGGGAGGTATCTCTTTGTGTAGGGATTAACCACAGTACCTTTCAGAATATCAGGAAAACCCTGCAACAGAAGAGCTGATTCAGATTCATTTAGGTAAAGAAATGACCAATGCATTTGCATTTCATTTTAGAAAAGATATTGATAACACTATAAAATCTTCTCGTAGTGAAAAGACACCTGACTTAAACACCCATGTACATAATTCCTCGTAAAATGCGACTCTAATGAAGTAAAAATGTAATGGTGTCTGACAATACCTGTTTGTATGTGAGCATTGAACAAAGTATCTTAACATCTCGTTGCTTTGGAGTTAGACCAGCACGTATCACGTTATCTGAATTTGCCATGCATTCAACAGATTCACCATATAAATATGCATGAGGCTCATTTGAGCCTAAATATAAAGCTTCACCAGGGTTGAGTTTCACATAATTTAACAAGTATGCAGCTAAGACACCAACATCAGCTGGATACTGCTTCTCAAGTTGTAGAATCAGTTGTTCTTTTTCAGTTAGATGCCTCGCCTACAAATGTGAAAGATGAatacacatattcataaaaataagagACAATCGAAAAGCTGAATTTAAGCAGCAAGAGTTACAGCTAATATGCCGGAGGAGACCATAAGCAGTTCAGCTCAaccacataattcacataagAATTATGCATCAACAGAAATTATAGAAACTCAAATCAACATGTCTCCCATCTTTTCCAAAAAGACAGAACTTGATGCAGCAGATACAGTCAAGTGACTATTGCCAATGTAAAAAAACTTTTGACGCATCCAAGGTTCAAACATAATggaaaataaaggaggaaaaCTGAATCATTCAAATACAAGGATAAGTATAGCAACTTAGATACAAATCAATTCCGAACACATTAGCTCCTTTGCAGAAAATTGCACAACAAAAGCAACTTGATGGAGCTTATAACAATTCTGTTTCAGCTAATCCGTACACAGTAACTTGTAAGAGAACAAGTTTTTTTTCGTTTCTTTTTAGTGAATGGACAATGATAAGATAGATCAGCTGTAGAATTAAAATCCAGAAATCCCATACCCAAATTAGTAAAACCTTTTGATACTCTAGTCACTCAAATTCTTCAGAAAGGCTTCACTTTTTTGTTTCCGAAGTAACTCTCATCAACTAGCACTAGTTTGATGTCAACCTTTAGTAATTCATCAAATTGgttaaatctaaaataataacatactCTTTATTTAATACGATCCCACTATACACAtcgatatacatatagattCACCAACTACATTTCAGCCATCCAGAGATCCTGATCTATTTGAAAATTGCTAGAATTGATATAGAATTTATTTTACATTCTCTGCCAGTGAATTTCAAATTCCGCCCATCTAAATGTCTAAATGTAAGTTAGTAGAGGCATGCAAGCACATCCTTACGTTAAGAAATTGGTCTAAGACACAAACACATAAAAGTATGACAATAAAGACCAAGTTTGTCAAAACCCTTAGAGAATTACTGTCCAAATGAACAAGTTACGTCCACACAGAATAACAAAAAGGAAACACCCAACTAATGCCCAagtattacaaaaaaattatgctTCCACTTGGTCACAGATTAATTTGGATTACCTGGCCTTCAAAGTTTAGGCGACTGATCAGCTTGGCTAACACTTCAGCAGTCACATCCTTGCAAACAGTCATTATGTCAGTAAATACTGATTGTAGTAGTAATCTAATTTCCTCCTTCCCCTCATCGCCATTCAAGTTTAGGACTTGCTCGGCTTTTGAATTACCAACCACTTCCACAATCTCAGGTGTAGTACGAACAATCACTTTGAGCTCCtggaaaaaaatcaatatacttgttatcataatcaaaatattaataattctaaTTAGTCATGTACTTGTGTTAGTATAGTTAAGGTCCTAAACagatttgaaaaatacaaaagtaaAAATGCTACGATGAAATattgaagtaaaaaaatatattgacaGAAAAAATAGTAAAGATAACCAAAGTAAATAAACAACAATTGtaataattgaagaataagatgataataataattataaaaatcataAGAACAATAATGGCAAGGAGAAGAGGGAATAGGTGATctaaactagaactatcctctGCAATAGAAAAGAGAGAAGTCGCTCGATTACCTACTAACTTTAAATCTTTGACCTCACTGCTCTCATATTAGGGTCATGTCCTCAGTGAGCTAAAAATATGACATGTCCTGTCTAATTACCTCTCCCAATTCTTCATTGCTCTACCTCTACCTCTCCTAAGACCTATCACTGCCAACCTCTCGCACCTATCGATTGGGGTATTTGTGCTCCTCCACTTCACGTACCCAAACCATCTCAGTCTCGCTTCCTTTACCTTGTCCACCATGAAGCCATTTCCACCTTGCGCAATATATCTTTGTTCCTAATCTTGTCAGAGATTACATACCATTAGAAAATGTAGACAACTTCAAGTACtcttttaatttagttttagtttgtaTTATAATGGCTCTAGATGAGTTTAAAAGAAGCGACGTGGCCaatgaggattcatatagtcgACCATAACTTGTTTGGAATTGAAACGTAGTTATTATAGTCATGGAACTTAAGTCTATTCCATCAACGCAAGTCAAGGAGCACAGTAACTTTGTTTATCAAGAAAATCACATGAATAAGGTATACTACTGCCTCTCCTGCCAATGGTGGATCTACATCAACTTTTCCCCATTGGTTTTATCTATACATTtatagttgaattttttttataaaaatatgtttacaCTAAAGTCCTACTCATTGTCATTGCAGCTCCATACCCCCTTACATAAATCTTTGGATCCAACTCTATCAGCCACCCTACCCCATTTCTAGATCTCTTGTAACAAGAAGCTTGTCAACCAGAATAAACATAAATTGCAGAACTTTGCAacacacacataaaaaaaaaagaagcaaactATGCTAGTTTCTGAACATGTGTGTTGACCAGCATACGCAATTAGGAGCCTTTCGTTTCACCTAGACAAGGAAGGAGGGGATGAAAAAATGCTATTTGGAACTCTTTTCACATTTCAAATAACTTAACTTTCTTAAGTTACAAATTTGACATCTGGTTGTCAGGGGAGGAACCACGAGCTCAATTTCATAcaatcattttttcaaaaaaggaaatgttaaaatagtacaaaacaaaaaaaaacatctacTTTTAAACAATTCATAATAGTTGTTTAATAGGACAGGTTCACACTCATGATACTGAGACTGAAGAAAAGCCTAAGAAACAATCAGATTTCAAATGAGCAGTACATGTACATTGAGGAGTCAAGTGATCTTAAATCTTATTATCTATCAAAAAAGGGCACCGTAGCCTCTCGACTGCACCACATATACTTTTTTAATAACCAAGGAATCCGTCAGGGGCCAACCCTTAGGACAAACCTAGCCTTCAAAACACAGGGATAATGGGCCCTTCCCTCTACCCCTCTTCAGTTAAATACAAGGTTTAGTTGGCATGGCGCATAGATCAAACTTGTGACAAAGTTACAAGTCCCTTAACCTTTCACTTGAACTAATCCTGGGTCCCCAGATTATTACATAAAAATGCTTCTATCACAACCAGAATCACTTTTAAGGAATAGTAAATTTATGTGCACCTGaaatgtgcatcatttgagagTAAGCAAGTCTATCAGCACTCCAAATATTAACTAGGCTAACATAAATCCTAAGTCCTCGAGTACCTCAAGACTGACAAACCCACATAAAGCTTCAAATTGTGTCAGCGCCAAAGCCATCTCAGGTTTGTGATTGTCATCCTTGTAAGCAGAAGGCTGCTCTTTATGCAAAGAAGTGGCCAAATCCTTGTCTGGATGGGCCTGTATGGACAAAGGTTTGGCAACAGATAATAcctaaaaacaaaagaaacattGAAACCAATTTAGCCATACTGAAAAACATGTATATACGACTTACACTCATTTAAATTGTATGAAATTAATCTGAATTGTCTTCTTATCTGTATTTTGTCAGATGCAGACAATGTCAATATCAAAGGCCATAATTGGAGTCACTGTAGTAGTTATTATGCATTTATGTTATAGACAGAAAGGAGAGCCGAACCCAAAAGACTAATGTGATGAGTGGGATAAGGGACAATTGACACATAACACTTTACTATACTGCCACTACATAGcataatcaaaatcaaaatcaaaactttaaGAGATTCGCTAAAGAGCTGGTTAGTATTCCCTGATCTATTTTGAACTATGTGAACCATTTCATCTAAGATTTGGGATATCTGGCAGCAccaactataaaaaaaatagtactaTGAGTTGCACAAATCAACAAATGGAAATAATACTATGTGTACACTCTCAATCCCAATTTTTAAACAGATCCAAACTATTTAAACTTTGACtgaacattttaattttaaaaacagaTCAGACAAACCTTAAAGAGAAAGGGGAAATCGGTACCCCACTTGTTCAGAACAGTTTCTCCAAGTACTCTAGGGTTTCTTTCAATCCATTCCTTCAATGTCAGACATTCTGTATCCCCAACATACGACGGGCCAGATTCGTGTGTGCCCATCCAAAATTCAGCATAGGGCTGATTCTGATCAATGTTGATTCCAGTATTTCGATAATAGAGACGTGCAACAGTAGATTCCTGACCAATGCGGCCCCAATCAGATTTTTTAACACAACAGATCAACTTGATCAACCCACCATTTACCTCCTCCATGGAATGGTGTAGATTTGAGGCACTTTCCAGCGTTTCATTGCTCTAGTTCCGAATCACGCATGGCGTTGTTGATCTAAAATCTTTTGAGAAGATgagattcaaattttttttttctgttaacAATTCTAACGCGGAACAAATGGAGATTGCAGAGGTGAAAACTGAAAACCggaaaaagaagggaaaaaaataaatagatggccaaataaaaaatgacaaatatttggtactatttttatttttattttattaaagtaaggatccattttatttatttggaatTCAAGATAACTCGTAGTGGCTATAGCATCTGTCTTTCACTTTCgttttatcatataaattacTATAGAGTTCTCCCCATCCCTCGTTTTTCACCCAGTCATATTGTTTTTTCTACTTCATTTTCCGCTCTATTCACTTTAAGGTAGCtaattttattgttgaaattttcgcatataatatcattcaaaaatagtttaattatgcTTCATAGCTAAAGTTTGAGAATTACAgttcgtagctacatgttatagggaggagagatATGAGTAAGATGGAGCAGAGAGTGGagagaattgaattgtatatgtatatagtttagataattgtatatatgtaactactatgtatatgtatcagtcattgtatttgtatacctgtatacaatttgaattcatatacaaatgaatcaagttaaaacatttgtatttgtatattcattctctctcgcttatacaaacacaaattatacaaatataaggaGAACTGAGCAAGGGaagatttgtatttgtataactataaatatattgcgcatatatatatatatataatatatatatatatatatatatatttgtatattcagtctctctctttatacaaagataaattatacatttgtgtttgtataagtgagagaGAGATTGACTGAAGAGAATCTAAAGAGAGACTGGgtagagagaggagagagatgTGCGGGAGAGATGACTTAAAAAGAGAATAGCGAGCAGATTTcagagagaggcgagagagaaaGAGAGGCGAGAGAGGATGCAATTATCACTAGAAGTAAGTTTCGAATTGTAATTTGTTTAACCgcgtaattttttctttttttaattaaaaatttaccaACTGAAACAGAACCCAACAAgcgaaagaaaaaaatgatcaatatcattaaaaaaaaaattcgtcAATATCCAAAATTTAGATTCTAAAATTATACCATTAAACTCGATAAGCTTGAGATTTATTATGAATATCCTTTTGCTAAAGCTTCAGTTGGCTTCTaaatcttctctttttctttgatTGTTTTGGGCATTCAATCTTTGTATCATTGATAAAAATGTAGAGCAGCATGTATCATAGATACAAATTGtattaaaaagaatatcttATAATGTATCAGATGTATTAGACTTTTCACTGTTTTTGAAATTCcactttttctttattgttttttagAAATTCAAATATTGTATCATAGATATAGTTATAAAGCAACATATaccataaatataaatagtatTTAGACTTGTATTTTTCGTAGATACAgattatatatgaaattattttccaTCTTTATTGTTCTTGATATATTCAAATTGTATCATAGATGCACATTCAAATTGTATCATAGATGCACATTCAAATTAAAGCAACACATTTCATAGACACAACATGTATCtacctctttttcaattttgaaattctttttcatctttaatGATTCTTGAGACGAGGTAGgatactatatattttttcattattttttattttcaatatagtGATGAATTTGATTGTTTCATTTTTCAAGAAGTACACAGCATTAAATTTTACCTTTCATAGGTTTGAGAAATAATGTGTTGTTGGGATGaatttgattgttttattttgCATCAAGTTGgtcacaaaatattaaattttactttggTCATTGGTTTGAGAAATAATGTGTTATGTATTGTTTACGCTCACTTTTGACCGATCTATAATCATTTTCGAATTGTTATTTGATTGaatatgtattgaattgttatttgATTGAATATGTATTGCAAAACTTTCTTATGTTATTACGGGTTTAcaattgtaattaatttttgggaaactttcacatatattcacttaaaaatagcctaattactctccatagctatagtttgataattacaatttgtagttacatgttatatggaggagagagatGGCGAGACTGGGGAGAGAGgggagaggcgagagagagaggggaaaaagagtgggagaaaggtgaattgtatatgtatattggttagataattgtatattgtacatatgtatttgtatatattgcaagagagattggaagagggaggagagaggcgagcgagagtgAGAGACGCaggagaggcgagcgagatcgagagaggtaggagagaggcgagcagagaGGGCATAGAGTGTGAGAgaggtaaattgtatatgtatataattgtatattacacatatgcatttatatatatggcaagcgagattgggagagggaggagagatgcgagcgagattgggagaggaggagagaggcgagcgaggttgagagagggaggagagaggcgatcgagagagggcagagaatGGGAGCgatgtgaattgtatatgtgtaTAGGTTAAACaaatgtatattatacatatgtgtttgtatattctagcaaattatacatatacaaacgtgactaactatacaaattcgaagtcagcccacgtaattaacATATAATGTTAGTTGCGAGCGGCAATTATGTCAAACTATAGCTacgatgagtaattaaatagtataattttgcTTAGTCG
Proteins encoded in this window:
- the LOC107021441 gene encoding mannose-6-phosphate isomerase 1-like, whose protein sequence is MEEVNGGLIKLICCVKKSDWGRIGQESTVARLYYRNTGINIDQNQPYAEFWMGTHESGPSYVGDTECLTLKEWIERNPRVLGETVLNKWGTDFPFLFKVLSVAKPLSIQAHPDKDLATSLHKEQPSAYKDDNHKPEMALALTQFEALCGFVSLEELKVIVRTTPEIVEVVGNSKAEQVLNLNGDEGKEEIRLLLQSVFTDIMTVCKDVTAEVLAKLISRLNFEGQARHLTEKEQLILQLEKQYPADVGVLAAYLLNYVKLNPGEALYLGSNEPHAYLYGESVECMANSDNVIRAGLTPKQRDVKILCSMLTYKQGFPDILKGTVVNPYTKRYLPPFDEFEVDRCILPQNSTTVFASIPGPSIFLVVEGEGTMTTSSNKVVAEGDVLFASANTSITVATVSGLHLYRAGVSSRLFELHK